The Ipomoea triloba cultivar NCNSP0323 chromosome 14, ASM357664v1 region CAGAAAAggtcatagtcggaggaccattttgagaattaactatgatatatatgttaaatCTAAATATAATCTAACCATACAGAGTAGAATCTACGAGAAGCCTaacctcgtagtagcggaagcggaaacagtgttgatctccagccatagttgatatcttgttgtaGAGTGTTAGTCATTTTGTCCCATACTTGACTTAGAACCCTAGACGGTGTATTGGTATTTTTGAGTAGTATAAGTACCATAACTTTAGGTGCTATATATTGTCAATCATGTATCTCATCAATACAAgctttatataggcataatggTAGAATAAAGACTAACCCTAGATGTCTAGTTCAACCAATTACTTGatgggcctagtccacttgcaccacataATTAAGGcccataataatatattatatggaaaaagtcggcaaattatgctatggacccgggtccaccttgcaaggtgaactcgagtctatgttcacaaattttgaactctatgtttacaaagttagaattctatgttcacaattttagaactttatattcacacttttagagatcaatatacaaaattacattactcaatattcacaatttttgaactctatatatattcacaatgttattatatagattcaaaaattgtgttatactgttaaacatagagttatgaatagggatggcaatgtgccccgtctCCGACGGGGATCCCCGTACCCGTCGGGGATGGGGAAATTTTGcggggatcggggacggggatacccctccccgccccgccccgtccccgaattaaatatatatatatatatatatatatatatatatatatatatatatatatatatatatatatatatatatatatatatatttaattcggggacggggcggggcggggagggggatccccctccccgccccgccccgtccccgaattaaatatatatatatatatatatatattatttatgtattctttaTAATCAGTTATTTTACCTTTGTATAATcttgattaaaataatttttataatctgtattctttattttaaatatgttattttactGTTAATACTGTGTATAATCTTGTGtatatattgttaattttaacagtataatttgtgtatTCTTTAAATGTATTGAATTGGATTGGTTATATATTGTTAACTGTATTACTGTTAATTGAATAGGTTTAATTGTTAATATACTGTGTCTGTTGGTTATATAATTGTTAATTGAATTGGTTTAATtgttaatataatgttattcCCATTTGGTTATATACtgtattattgttaattttaaatctATATTGTGTagttaaaattgtatttttttatttctttttacttAAAATTTGTACTAAAATAATGCTTTGACTTAGAGTTGACCGGGGatggggattccccgtccccgccaaattccccgcggggacggggatggggaatttttCCCCTTTCCtaccggggacggggacggggcggggcgggggggggggggggggggggcccccccccccccccccccccgccccgccccgttgccattcctagttatgaaattgtgaacgtagagttatgaaattgtgaacgtagagctatgaaattgtgaacgtagagctatgaaattgtgaacatgaaattatgaaattgtgaacatggagttgtgaagttgtgaacatgaatccgggtccaccttgcaaggtaaacccgggtccatggcataacaactggaAAAAGtcttatggcatgtttggttggatggaaaactaattccatggaaaatgttttccaaaaaGATGAGGAAAGTAGgtaattctattgtttggttggatggaaaataatTTCCATGGAATTGCACTTCCCAAAACTTGAGGAAAATAAATTCTGAGGTAATagtaggtattttgttttccagaGAGAGTGGGAAGAAAATATCTAAGGCTTGGACTATTTTACCCCCAACAAAacttattaattacaaatttatatatagccAAACCCTAGTATTCCATTCttctatatttttcttctccgtCACTTTTCACCCGTTTCTTTCTTCTTGAATCTTCCTCTTCCTTCTCgccattttctttcttctttcttcttttttgttctcgccacttttctttcttctttcttacTTGCCTGTGTGATAGTCTCCTCTATAAATAGCACAATTCAAGCACTGCAACATCACCGATTTGCATTACAGGTAATCTTATTTTTCTTGCATCATCCTTTGttatattgtatttaattttattttttttttgcaatttgtGATTAATATCTGCAAATGTTGGTGGTGTAGTACAGTTTTGTTTTCCCTTTTTGAATATTTGCATTGCAATTTTATACCATCAATTTTTTTGTGTTATTctatcttttaaaaataatttatgttttttttaaaaaaatttatttgcacTGCAATCCTAGTGGGAATGAATTTCTTTGGTTAGTAATCTCTAGAgagtgaataattttttttgtgttattctatttataatttatgcTTTATTTCTTGGAATTTATTTGCACTGTAATTCTAGTTGGAGTGAATTTCTTTGGCCAGTAATCTGCTTTTTGCACACTGcctgtttcttttttttttttttttttttagaatttctGCACTGCCAGTTTTGTTGTCTGTTNttttttttttttttttttttagaatttctGCACTGCCAGTTTTGTTGTCTGTTTTTGCATTGCAATGTTATTGCCAGTACCTATTGAGTTACGTTATTTATTAGTACTTTGCAAATTGATTACAGAatatcataatattaattacaaaataacaATGAATTCCTTTTTCTTCCTAAACCATTAATGCCGTAATGGCTCGTTTGAGTGTAAGTAGAACTgccgaaagaagaaaaaggaatgcggctgctttaatttgtttgttttcttggaGATGTATACTGCTGTTAGTGCTCTAGTGCTTTTAATGGCATCGGCAGCATCTCTCAATAGTTATAGGCCAAAGGGTTAGGCGTTATTCTCTTGATAGTTTTTACAAACGAGAGTATGTTCAACGAATTTTGAATGACAACGAATCATGCATTTCACTACTTAGGATGAATTTGCAAGCTTTTTTCAAACTATGTGAAATGCTAGTGAGTTTAGGAGGATTACAACCAACAAAGAACATAGATATTGATGAACAAGTAGCAATCTTCTTACATATTCTTGCTCATCATGTTAAAAATCGAGTCAttcaaaacaattttaaaaggtcAGGTGAGAGTATCAGTCGAACGTTTCATAAAGTCTTGAATGCACTAATGCGCTCGCAAGGTCATTTGTTTAGAACACCCGAACCCGTTCCAACAAATTGTAGTGACAATCTATGGAAGTGGTTTAAGGTACATTGCCatcttaaatatttttgaagtattatatatattacttgcggttttttttttttaaattaagattCATATTTCATGTAGAATTGTTTAGGTGCTTTAGATGAGACCTTTATCAAGGTTAATGTGCCAAGTTGTGATAAGCCTAGACATCGAACTCGTAAGGGCGACATTGCTACAAATGTTTTAGGTGTGTGCACTCCTGATATGCAATTTGTATACGTTTTAAGTGGTTGGGAAGGATCGGTGGCTGATAGTCGAGTTCTTCGTGATGCAATTAGTAGGGCACATGCATTAAAAGTGCCACATGGTAAGCTTTGCATAGGActacatttattattaaatagatATTGTGAATTAATTATATCacttatatagtatatatatttttatataggtTGTTATTACCTAGTTGATGCTGGTTATACAAATTGTGAAGGCTTTCTAGCACCTTTTAGGGGGCAAAGGTATCATTTGAATGAATGGCGTCAAGGTTATCAACCTACAAGCTCACaagaattttttaatatgaaacatGCAACTGCCCGTAATGTGATTGAGAGATGTTTTGGGTTACTAAAAATGAGATGGGGTATTTGATAAGCACccagaatagcacttataaggggtctttattagattaaaagcgcatcgttttaacatccgattacaacaatttcatgcattttagctcaaatgcgattaaaatcttctaacaacatttctagaaagagttttgaagtatttcacaggttggagagggatttgaagctaaaatagagcaaaagacaaacaagccgaaatgcagtagcgtcccacgcagcctcacacgtgtgtggctgagcgtggaattattccagagagccaccacgccactcacacgcgtgtgagcaagcgtggtcgggccaagggcaattttgggaatttgtccctttttttttgtcacctatataaattccttttgccctaaaccttaGGAGGAGGAGACtagattaaaaaattgatagaatagggtagaatagatttagagggttttctcccctcttgggagaaaattcttttctttcataagttttagaatagatcaagggcaagagaggagattggattttcaagattaagattgtaaagatcccctttctaagggtggtaactattctctcctatttctaattcaatacttgtttctttgagatttcctttctttttcttgtttctttagcatgatagagtagattagataggggattggtggccccaaggtagatctatgtggatgtttaatattattgctatttgaattgtgagttgcttggttgttggatgatgaacttgtgtggataatgttcttcaagctttgtgctttttgtggccacattaagtagcaaacccaaaggaagtgagtgtgtgcgcgatagcggccactcacgagtctaactcacccacatctccgctcttagtccgaaaggacaagatccgagaggagtggtagacaaagtgttcgatgaaatgccccaatcgaatgaggatgtgggagtccaaagtgtgacgccacttggtgatgtgccacgaactccctagtctattccacaatttgcactcgcaaaaccatccaaagataaaccacatggaaaagcctaaagccccaatctccactttacttttctttattttacacaaccactatcaaccttccccttcttacaaatgaatccaacccttagcattcccgtaactctttctcttcaacctcttagatgccaacacactaacttGATTctcattcgtcatccttgagagacacgacactcggggagtttaactcttcgttttaccaccttcgcATTCACCTCACCACAATACAAAcatccttcaaaatggcgccgttgccggggatgacaaacggtttcgaatagtgttgacatcttagaaatagaattttaagagtttttgaattgctttctttttgtttattttattttcttatttttgttatttgcttgaagaagtgagcttatattatcttgaatatcttgtgctcacttgcaactacttttagttgcaaaattatttgttgttggctaagctattgtgcaggaaattctctttaatcaaacctcttgaagcttgccaataagtgctaaaatgaatccccatgattacccacaccgtggaggacaatcctatacaaatcctcaaccccaaccatatcactattacccccatCCCACCTATACTCACcttccaccaacataccactacccacatccataccattacccaattccaccaacatatcaattACCACCTtcatatc contains the following coding sequences:
- the LOC116003615 gene encoding protein ALP1-like: MNLQAFFKLCEMLVSLGGLQPTKNIDIDEQVAIFLHILAHHVKNRVIQNNFKRSGESISRTFHKVLNALMRSQGHLFRTPEPVPTNCSDNLWKWFKNCLGALDETFIKVNVPSCDKPRHRTRKGDIATNVLGVCTPDMQFVYVLSGWEGSVADSRVLRDAISRAHALKVPHGCYYLVDAGYTNCEGFLAPFRGQRYHLNEWRQGYQPTSSQEFFNMKHATARNVIERCFGLLKMRWGI